Proteins from a genomic interval of Zingiber officinale cultivar Zhangliang chromosome 1B, Zo_v1.1, whole genome shotgun sequence:
- the LOC121989779 gene encoding uncharacterized protein LOC121989779 isoform X3, protein MDKSKKSDLLAAGRKKLRQFRQKKDQKGGNKDAQSSNRGNKQDKDAHANELMNTIEPEVATSTSTVESDVLTTDTLDPSVVVSSVDFPTVNSGEVVDRRALDDGKALERVAIEPPAVEISSSALDIDKEEAKSYGMEQCNGESSEVGIPAVENRVDEAGGSSLGLALDTDVEKVEASTIEPGSVLAVSQALVGRSSLPVEIDNDTGIPVTSSEKNGDNHDTEQNEMPKDLDSSLDLDERIDKEATVLPALTEDTQEVDTSSYHENERILAQVSPGFTQPTSDHTSSLIESAEVPFSHENDSAHGEENASAIGDSEILNEDRSIQNTIGEAIRCEGRSSETPPGEFSSSQEMGEIFKEDVCHPIFGSTDLVSSLAICPMETCVSGLEDEFETIRRHLYLANISRDFLQFQLEVEAELHEDSCKQSAAELSKLYGLLQESQEKNAVANEELAQFGSKFQDMTAAKEKLEIRLLCREQEFEALNNNFAELQNKFEVSQQEMAHQLEELAACQNSLEILQKENVKLTTRLALEIDARNAIDEEKEFLANENARIVSKLMEKNTALEKQNHHEYTSKESENFDQLAELNLYLSSSLAVHEAKLKELGYGPFKSSNISIEAMLHETEYCVRENSHDYTDSSVMGVLNDCLQEAKDILQSLEKSIEGMHLQSLSLGPDGRAGASGVSKLIRSFEEKQKPDIAEEELQMSKGGQSDNSYSAMKEQMSCLRVAIERIELEIGKVEAHRVEQSNNISILKNFQMDSQALKKKSDTLEEKIDVLVDQMSSNSCRVQNFQDRSDEIQQDAHDKMEKILSEIEQMQIKVNDELSTLRCERDTLKAVTFGAIEKLNKYTLFQISDNIDIASFFMASVDAAVELINNLQEKLIASNLESNTLHNSYNEQNKLVTALAGREQFYSSQMHKLYVSLWELIKESCESSGAPDTDLRGEEILQNLPEGFEALSMHLKKLLDERLFFLFKSNDLESMLLTKNEEIQEHFGKYNSLVKRLDDLQRVKNETDSFLLKKEVVIEEAKEKCIALIRKLEYHKLNMVLSVPHKLAVSDELTQVVDFGDNDLFRSLLQLETLIVFYIQEHEEALEVIDLSKKCLLEANVFPHIPDHHCSLQLPTLIQEDFIPRLCELQDQLDLLCMSNINFEIELQFFKEYTSRLKYALEASHSELLLKVSELELSEQRLSSVREKLSIAVAKGKGLIVQRDNLKQALLEKSTDLEKCLHELQSKEALLQEAEGKLKSYSEVDRIEALESELSYIRNSATALRDSFLLKDSVLQRIEEVLEDLDLPEQFHARDIVEKVELLSKMAVGNSSITMTDWDQKSSIGGSHSDAGFVIMDSWREDSQAIPNPGFDELKCKFEQLERNFYSLAEHNEMLEQSLVERNNLVQKWEEMLDNINMPPLLSTLEPEDKIECLGNILTEVQQERDALRLKIKDLEASSEILTVDLEESYKKLSEVSAEIVVIKSENDILSEKLNMLNSECHDLSEKVAQHNVSRDHFLREINNLNEKLTEKVQENLQLHDMENEISRLLDLVSNAVQESDHSTVPSDVSAIERLELLLRILVDKYTNLVALNSVPEDHAESVSKDAAELFSAESKFSVSISGSGDVLHNIEQELNSLRIEYDNAISNLNLMTEERNEVMEKCKFLTAEVEAISKQKISLKEELTTEIEKNKLLLSQLDVICKEKDALREQLIQEEEKFASIREKLNIAVRKGKGLVQQRDGLKEEIEKMNINITHLNSEKNQLVEALESEKEMLENRLKETEQHLANSNQTLSKLLGALDAIDIGKEYINIEAAQKLEEIGKLNLELRSSVFSAEQEAKKAKRTAELLLAELNEVQERADILHEELGKAEATLFEAYRQKDAAESARADAFRHLEEINLLHSEERKKQIDSLSELMSGIGQVKDSCSEFSGLVADWYKRDFDVLSYVEAFMGSIETGKDFKAPVDFRPDYPPHEENSIHALSKFTSHEPPEKCSITENLVFGVECVLHYLSEFNELKINTHKQFFSLAEQTSCLVKKVDSVGRKVLSQRKESESLKEEVAKLESTIMVKEAEVRAVYRNLFFIYQLCNELINDMENGHTGTAENELVFGGKFATKSGKSPSEYYWQMSIDENTPLTDEVIRSLADRLFFTVKSARNNETSEWKATIVDLQRELQEKDAQTSGITAELVSQIRDAEAVARRSTTELESAKTTIYSLEKQVEKMVNDKKSLELRVSELSSLETSLDELNGRIKSLNDALTGKDQEIETLMEALDEEEVQVEGLENRNKELQSMVEEKTTTLEKLEASHEKSLAKLSTTVNKFDELYNLSENLVAEVENLQSQLQNRESDISFLRQEVTRCTNELLASQESNKKHLSEVKELLKWLNMTISRFGLTDFHMNGDENQIHAFTNILDKSITSIMAELDDLRVKVSQQTRRALTGPSEVEQMVQKTEPASAGVVTHVRTGRKFNNDQIAIAIDVEKGENVIDDEDDDKAHGFKSLTMSRFVPRVSRPIADKIDGIWVSGDRLLMRQPTLRIGVLLYWIALHALLASLI, encoded by the exons ATGGATAAAAGCAAGAAATCAGATCTCCTTGCCGCTGGCCGCAAAAAG CTTCGACAATTTAGACAGAAAAAAGACCAAAAGGGCGGCAATAAGGATGCTCAATCCTCGAACCGAGGCAACAAACAGGACAAGGACGCTCATGCCAACGAGTTGATGAATACCATAGAACCTGAGGTTGCCACCTCAACTTCGACTGTTGAATCCGATGTATTGACAACGGATACATTGGATCCGTCAGTCGTGGTCAGCAGTGTGGATTTTCCAACTGTGAACTCAGGAGAAGTGGTTGATCGCAGAGCTCTGGATGACGGGAAGGCTCTTGAAAGAGTGGCCATTGAACCTCCTGCTGTTGAAATCTCATCTTCCGCTTTGGATATAGATAAAGAG GAAGCGAAATCTTATGGTATGGAACAATGTAATGGAGAGAGCTCAGAAGTTGGAATTCCAGCTGTGGAAAATAGGGTGGATGAGGCTGGTGGAAGTTCACTTGGATTAGCTTTGGATACTGATGTAGAAAAAGTGGAAGCTTCAACAATTGAACCTGGTTCTGTTCTTGCAGTATCTCAAGCTCTGGTTGGAAGGTCTTCTCTTCCTGTTGAAATTGATAATGATACAGGTATTCCTGTAACTTCATCTGAGAAGAATGGAGATAATCATGACACGGAGCAAAATGAAATGCCTAAAGACCTTGATTCTTCTTTAGATCTTGATGAAAGGATTGACAAAGAGGCCACGGTACTTCCTGCCCTAACTGAAGACACTCAGGAGGTGGATACCAGTAGTTACCATGAAAATGAAAGAATTCTAGCTCAGGTTTCACCAG GTTTCACTCAACCTACTTCTGATCATACTTCTTCATTGATAGAAAGTGCTGAGGTTCCATTTTCTCATGAAAATGACTCTGCCCATGGGGAGGAAAATGCATCTGCTATAGGTGATTCTGAGATCCTTAATGAAGACAGGAGCATACAGAACACCATAGGAGAGGCTATACGTTGTGAAGGCAGGTCAAGTGAAACACCTCCAGGAGAATTTTCTTCATCTCAGGAGATGGGTGAGATTTTCAAGGAAGATGTCTGCCACCCTATTTTTGGTTCAACAGATCTAGTTTCTTCATTAGCAATCTGTCCTATGGAAACATGTGTCAGTGGTCTTGAAGATGAGTTCGAGACTATTAGAAGGCATCTTTActtagcaaacatttcaagggaCTTTCTCCAGTTTCAATTGGAAGTGGAAGCTGAGTTGCACGAAGACTCCTGCAAGCAGTCTGCTGCTGAACTCTCAAAACTCTATGGTTTACTTCAAGAATCTCAGGAAAAAAATGCTGTTGCTAATGAGGAGCTGGCACAATTTGGATCAAAGTTTCAAGATATGACTGCTGCAAAGGAAAAACTTGAGATCAGATTACTTTGCAGAGAACAAGAATTTGAAGCACTCAATAATAACTTTGCAGAGTTGCAGAATAAATTTGAAGTGTCCCAACAGGAGATGGCACATCAGTTGGAGGAGTTAGCCGCTTGCCAGAATTCTCTTGAAATTTTACAGAAAGAAAATGTAAAGTTAACTACAAGGCTCGCCTTAGAAATAGATGCAAGGAATGCAATTGATGAGGAAAAGGAGTTTTTGGCAAATGAGAATGCAAGAATTGTTTCTAAATTGATGGAAAAGAATACTGCACTTGAAAAACAAAACCACCATGAGTATACTAGCAAGGAGTCAGAGAACTTTGATCAACTTGCAGAGCTGAACCTGTATCTGTCAAGCAGTTTGGCTGTCCATGAAGCTAAGCTAAAAGAGTTGGGGTATGGACCCTTTAAATCATCCAACATCTCAATAGAAGCTATGTTGCATGAAACTGAGTATTGTGTGAGGGAAAACAGTCATGATTATACAGATAGTTCTGTCATGGGAGTTCTGAATGACTGCTTGCAAGAGGCCAAAGATATACTGCAGAGTCTTGAGAAGTCAATTGAAGGAATGCACTTACAATCATTGTCCTTGGGGCCAGATGGAAGAGCCGGAGCATCTGGTGTATCAAAGCTTATACgatcatttgaagaaaaacaaAAGCCTGACATTGCAGAAGAAGAGCTTCAAATGTCTAAAGGTGGGCAATCAGATAATTCATATTCAGCAATGAAGGAGCAAATGTCCTGTCTTAGAGTTGCAATTGAGCGGATAGAACTGGAAATCGGAAAAGTTGAGGCACATAGGGTAGAACAATCAAATAATATATCTATCTTAAAAAACTTTCAGATGGATTCTCAAGCTCTCAAGAAGAAAAGTGATACTCTCGAGGAAAAAATTGATGTTCTTGTAGACCAGATGTCTAGTAATTCATGCAGAGTACAGAACTTTCAAGATCGGTCTGATGAAATACAACAAGATGCTCATGATAAGATGGAGAAGATTTTGAGTGAAATAGAACAGATGCAAATAAAAGTTAATGATGAACTTTCTACTCTTAGGTGTGAAAGAGACACACTCAAGGCAGTGACTTTTGGGGCCATTGAAAAGTTAAATAAATATACTTTATTTCAGATTTCTGATAATATTGATATAGCTTCATTTTTCATGGCTTCAGTTGATGCTGCTGTAGAATTGATCAACAATCTGCAAGAGAAGTTAATTGCTTCTAATTTGGAGAGTAATACTCTCCACAATTCATATAATGAACAAAACAAATTAGTAACTGCTCTAGCAGGGAGGGAACAGTTTTATTCTAGTCAAATGCATAAATTGTATGTAAGCCTTTGGGAACTGATCAAGGAATCATGTGAAAGCAGTGGGGCACCTGATACTGATCTGAGAGGTGaggaaattttacaaaatttgcCTGAAGGTTTTGAAGCACTTAGTATGCATTTAAAGAAGTTGTTGGATGAACGGCTGTTCTTCCTATTTAAAAGTAATGATTTAGAGTCAATGTTATTGACCAAAAATGAAGAGATCCAAGAGCACTTTGGGAAATATAATTCTTTGGTGAAAAGATTGGATGACTTACAAAGAGTCAAAAATGAAACTGATTCATTTTTGCTGAAGAAAGAAGTTGTTATTGAGGAGGCTAAGGAAAAATGTATTGCTTTAATCAGAAAATTGGagtatcataaattaaatatggttCTTTCTGTGCCGCATAAGTTGGCTGTCAGTGATGAACTCACTCAAGTTGTTGATTTCGGTGATAATGACCTCTTTCGTTCTTTGCTGCAGCTAGAGACATTGATTGTTTTTTATATTCAGGAACATGAAGAGGCACTTGAGGTTATTGATCTTTCAAAGAAATGTTTATTGGAAGCGAATGTATTTCCTCATATTCCTGATCATCATTGCTCATTGCAATTACCTACCTTGATCCAGGAAGATTTTATACCTAGATTGTGTGAATTGCAGGACCAGCTGGACTTGCTATGTATGTCAAAtatcaattttgaaattgagttacaATTCTTCAAAGAATATACAAGTAGGCTGAAGTATGCTCTTGAAGCTTCTCATTCAGAGTTGCTTCTAAAAGTTTCTGAGCTAGAACTATCAGAGCAAAGGCTTTCTTCGGTCAGAGAGAAGCTtagtattgctgttgcaaaaggtaAAGGATTAATTGTCCAGCGAGATAATCTCAAGCAGGCTTTGTTGGAGAAGTCAACTGATCTTGAAAAGTGCTTACATGAGTTACAATCTAAAGAAGCATTGCTGCAGGAAGCTGAGGGCAAGCTCAAGTCTTATTCTGAAGTGGATCGAATAGAAGCTCTTGAGTCTGAGCTATCTTATATAAGAAATTCTGCGACTGCATTGCGAGATTCTTTTCTTCTAAAGGACTCTGTACTTCAGAGGATTGAAGAAGTTTTGGAAGATTTGGATTTGCCTGAGCAATTCCATGCTAGAGACATAGTAGAGAAAGTTGAATTGCTATCCAAAATGGCCGTTGGGAATTCTTCTATTACTATGACTGACTGGGATCAAAAAAGCTCAATAGGAGGATCACATTCTGATGCTGGTTTTGTGATCATGGATTCTTGGAGGGAAGATTCTCAAGCAATTCCAaatccaggttttgatgaattaaAATGTAAATTTGAGCAGTTAGAGAGGAACTTTTACAGTCTGGCTGAGCACAATGAAATGCTGGAACAGTCTCTAGTTGAGAGGAATAACCTTGTGCAGAAATGGGAAGAGATGCTGGATAATATTAACATGCCTCCACTATTAAGTACGTTGGAACCAGAAGATAAAATTGAATGTTTAGGAAACATACTTACTGAGGTACAACAGGAAAGAGATGCATTGAGATTAAAGATCAAGGATCTTGAGGCTTCTTCAGAGATTCTCACTGTTGATTTAGAAGAGTCGTACAAAAAGTTATCAGAAGTTAGTGCAGAGATTGTAGTTATTAAATCTGAAAATGATATACTTTCTGAgaaactgaatatgctaaactcTGAATGTCATGATCTTTCAGAGAAAGTTGCTCAACATAATGTTAGCAGAGATCATTTCCTAAGAGAAATAAATAACCTTAACGAGAAGTTGACAGAGAAGGTGCAAGAGAACCTGCAACTCCATGATATGGAAAATGAGATTTCGAGATTGCTTGATTTGGTAAGTAATGCAGTTCAGGAATCTGATCATTCTACAGTTCCTTCTGATGTTAGTGCAATTGAGAGATTGGAACTACTGCTGAGAATACTTGTTGATAAATACACAAACCTTGTTGCCCTGAATTCTGTGCCTGAAGATCATGCAGAATCTGTGTCTAAAGATGCTGCAGAGCTTTTTTCTGCTGAAAGCAAATTTTCTGTGAGTATCAGCGGATCAGGAGATGTTCTACATAACATAGAACAGGAGTTAAACAGTTTGAGAATAGAATATGACAATGCCATCTCTAATCTGAATTTGATGACAGAGGAAAGGAATGAAGTCATGGAGAAGTGTAAATTTTTGACTGCAGAAGTAGAGGCAATTAGTAAACAGAAGATATCATTGAAGGAAGAGTTGACAACGGAAATTGAAAAGAACAAGTTGTTATTGTCACAGTTAGATGTGATTTGTAAGGAAAAGGATGCCTTGAGGGAGCAGCTTATTCAGGAGGAGGAAAAGTTTGCTTCTATCAGAGAGAAACTAAATATTGCTGTCAGGAAAGGAAAAGGATTAGTACAACAAAGAGATGGTCTGAAGGAAGAAATTGAGAAGATGAATATTAATATAACACATTTGAATTCTGAGAAGAACCAGCTAGTAGAAGCATTAGAATCAGagaaagaaatgttagaaaatcGGTTAAAGGAGACTGAACAACATTTGGCTAATAGTAATCAGACATTAAGTAAATTATTAGGGGCTTTGGATGCCATTGATATCGGGAAAGAATATATTAACATAGAAGCTGCACAAAAATTGGAAGAAATTGGAAAATTGAATCTTGAACTGCGTTCATCAGTATTTTCTGCAGAACAAGAAGCAAAAAAAGCCAAACGAACAGCTGAACTGCTACTAGCTGAATTGAATGAAGTTCAAGAAAGGGCTGATATCCTCCACGAGGAACTTGGGAAAGCAGAAGCTACACTCTTTGAGGCATATAGACAGAAAGATGCTGCCGAGTCTGCTAGAGCGGATGCTTTTCGTCACCTTGAGGAAATTAATTTGCTTCATTctgaagaaagaaagaaacagaTTGACAGTCTTTCTGAATTAATGTCTGGCATTGGCCAGGTGAAGGATAGCTGTTCTGAATTTTCTGGTCTTGTTGCCGATTGGTATAAGAGGGATTTTGACGTACTAAGTTATGTCGAGGCTTTTATGGGGTCTATTGAGACAGGAAAAGACTTCAAAGCCCCAGTTGATTTCCGACCTGATTATCCACCTCATGAG GAGAATTCCATTCATGCTCTTTCAAAGTTCACGTCACATGAACCTCCTGAGAAATGCTCTATCACTGAAAATCTTGTTTTTGGTGTTGAATGCGTGCTCCACTATCTGAGTGAGTTCAATGAGCTAAAGATAAACACCCATAAACAATTCTTTTCACTAGCTGAACAAACAAGCTGCCTGGTGAAAAAGGTGGATTCTGTGGGAAGGAAGGTTCTGTCTCAAAGGAAAGAATCTGAGTCTTTAAAAGAAGAGGTAGCTAAACTTGAGTCTACAATTATGGTCAAAGAGGCTGAAGTTCGTGCAGTATATAGAAATTTGTTCTTTATATACCAACTATGTAATGAATTGATCAATGATATGGAGAATGGGCATACCGGAACAGCTGAAAATGAGCTGGTCTTTGGAGGAAAATTTGCGACTAAATCTGGGAAATCACCAAGTGAATACTACTGGCAAATGTCCATCGATGAAAATACTCCACTCACTGATGAAGTTATCAGATCCTTGGCTGACAGATTATTCTTTACTGTTAAGAGCGCTAGAAACAATGAAACTTCTGAATGGAAGGCTACAATTGTGGACTTGCAAAGAGAACTGCAAGAAAAGGATGCCCAGACAAGTGGAATTACTGCAGAACTTGTGTCTCAGATAAGGGATGCTGAAGCTGTTGCAAGGAGATCCACTACTGAATTAGAGTCTGCAAAGACAACTATCTATAGTTTAGAGAAGCAGGTTGAAAAAATGGTTAATGACAAGAAATCATTAGAGTTAAGAGTATCTGAGTTAAGCAGTTTGGAGACTTCATTGGATGAACTAAATGGAAGGATTAAATCTTTAAATGATGCATTAACTGGCAAAGACCAAG AAATTGAAACTCTCATGGAAGCACTTGATGAAGAAGAGGTTCAGGTGGAAGGATTAGAGAACAGGAACAAGGAGCTACAAAGTATGGTAGAAGAAAAGACTACTACCTTGGAGAAGCTTGAAGCTTCTCATGAAAAGTCCTTAGCGAAGCTTTCAACAACAGTCAACAAGTTCGATGAATTGTATAACTTGTCAGAAAACCTTGTTGCTGAGGTCGAAAACCTTCAGTCACAACTGCAAAATCGAGAATCAGACATCTCTTTCTTGCGTCAGGAGGTAACTAGGTGCACCAATGAACTTCTGGCTTCACAAGAGAGCAACAAGAAGCATTTATCTGAAGTAAAGGAGCTTCTAAAGTGGTTAAACATGACCATCTCTCGTTTTGGATTGACCGATTTTCACATGAATGGTGATGAAAATCAGATACATGCATTCACCAACATTCTGGACAAGTCAATAACATCAATTATGGCTGAATTAGATGATTTGCGTGTTAAAGTTAGTCAACAAACTAGAAGGGCCTTGACAGGGCCTTCAGAAGTTGAACAAATG GTACAGAAAACTGAACCTGCATCGGCAGGTGTCGTGACACATGTGCGCACGGGGCGGAAATTCAACAATGACCAAATTGCCATTGCCATAGATGTAGAAAAAGGTGAAAATGTTATTGATGATGAGGACGATGACAAAG CACATGGCTTCAAATCGCTGACAATGTCACGTTTTGTACCAAGAGTTTCTAGGCCTATAGCAGATAAGATTGATGGGATATG GGTGTCAGGAGACCGGCTACTAATGCGCCAACCTACATTACGCATTGGAGTTCTATTATATTGGATCGCCCTTCATGCATTGCTTGCTAGTCTCATTTGA